Genomic DNA from Funiculus sociatus GB2-C1:
TTTGGCGGCAGGCGGACAACCGTTCTAGGTAGTAATCGATTGCTTGTTGAGCTTCTTGAGTCATGACTAATCTCACAGATATTAAAAGGCTGACATATTTAGTATTCCCAATTCGGCACAGGTTCTAACACACCCGGTAATTGTAAGTAATAAATCGCGTCTTCTGGCATAACGGAACCAGGAAGAGAGATCGCGTCCATCTTCCCCAGAATGCGATCGCTTCTACTAATATGGCGAGCGCTAACTATCAAATGGATTCAACACAATCAACCCATTGATGCGCTGAAAATCATTAACATTGCGAGTTACTAACGTACAACCCTCAATCAAGGCGCAAGCTGCTATTAAAGCATCTCCTAATTTAGTACGATAATCACGACGGATTTGAGCAGCACCATCTAAAACTGATTCAGTTAGTAATACACATCTGAGATTCCGCAAAAATTCTCGCATTTCTAACGCTTCAGTGTCGCTCAACGCAGGGTAACAGAGTAACTCTACCCAAGTAATGGGACAGTAAAATCCTGTAGCATCGCTCCTTTCAATTTCGTCAAAGATAAATTTTACAGCTAACTCTCCTTTAAAGAAGCCAATGATAATGTTAGTATCCAGTAGATATTTACTACTCATCCCATTCTGATCTGAGTTGCAACTGGAATTCTAGAGAATCAATGCGCTCAGGTAAAAATCCAAACCATTGGTCAAAATTTTTCCCTGGTGATTTTTGGCTGCTAGTCTGAT
This window encodes:
- a CDS encoding type II toxin-antitoxin system VapC family toxin produces the protein MSSKYLLDTNIIIGFFKGELAVKFIFDEIERSDATGFYCPITWVELLCYPALSDTEALEMREFLRNLRCVLLTESVLDGAAQIRRDYRTKLGDALIAACALIEGCTLVTRNVNDFQRINGLIVLNPFDS